The DNA window TTGTAGAGCGCGGCGTAGCGCCCGTTAAGCGTCATCAGCTCTTCGTGGCTGCCCGCTTCCATCACCTTGCCTTCGTCCAGCACGATAATTTGGTCGGCCAGCCGCACCGTTGAGAAGCGGTGCGAGATCAGCAAAGTGATCCGGTCACGGGCCTGCTCCCGCAGCGCCTGAATGGTGTCGAACTCGGCGCGGGCGTCCAACGCGGCGGTGGGTTCGTCAAACACCAGTACCGAGGCGTCGCGGAAGTACAAGCGGGCCAGTGCCAGGCGTTGCCACTGCCCGCCCGAGAGTTGCCGCCCGCCCTGAAACAGCCGTCCCAGCGGGGTCTTAAGGCCTTCCGGCAGTTCGTTGACGAAGTCGGCCCCAGCTTGCTCCACGGCGAGTTGCTGGCCGGCCTCGTCGCTCAGGCGCTCAGTTTCGGCCAGCGAGATATTCTCGCCCGCCTGCATCTGGTACTGGCCGAAGTCTTGAAAGATGATGCTCATCTGCTTTTGCACGCTGCGCGGACTGAAGCGGGCGGCGTCTTGTCCGTTGAGGAGAATTTTGCCCGCCGTCGGCTCGAAGAGGCGGGTGAGCAGCTTCATGGCCGTCGTTTTGCCCGCGCCGTTCTCGCCCACCAGCGCCAGCGCCTCGCCGCGCCGAACGGTGAAACTCAGGCCGCGCAGCACGTCGCGCTCGGTCAGCGGGTAGCGGAAAGCCACGTCATGAAACTCGATGGTGTCAATCGGGCCTTCCCAAACTTCGCCTGCGTCGAGGTCACGGCTGGGCAACTCCAAAAACTCATAGAGGTTTCGCATATACAGCAGATTCTGGTAAATACCGCTGATGCCGCTCAGCAGGCCCGACAGCGTGCCCTGAATCTGAGCGATGCCCAGCGCGAACAGAGAGAAGTCGCCCACCGTCAGCTGCCCGGCAGCGGCTCGCCGCAGCACCAGCGCCGAGGCCGCGCCCACCAGCAGCGCCGAAACCAGCGACGCGCCGAGGTTACCCCAGCCGCGCCGCCGCACGATGCTTTCCAATTGCTTACGGAAGCCGAGGTAATACTCGCGCCACCTCGCCAGTAGATACGGCTCCACGTTAAAGAGGCGCACTTCTTTGACCAAGGTGTCGCTGGTCAGGATGCTGCCGAAGTAATTTTGCACGCGGGCGTCGTGGGTTTGCCAGCGCAGCATTCGGTAATTTTCGACCCCAAAACGGCTGGAGACGTAGACCCCCGGCAGCGCCGAGAGCAAAATCAGCGGTACGATCAGCGGGCCGAGCTGTGCCATCAGGCCGCCCACCGACAGCAGCGTGACGAGGCCGCCTGCGAGCCCGACG is part of the Deinococcus detaillensis genome and encodes:
- a CDS encoding ABC transporter ATP-binding protein — translated: MTFPQRSAPKASAASETSKRQQLKDLAATLRLVWRASPAQTTWFALTTLLASVLPAANLYVSKLLLNAVAQSVTGSESYGSLLSLLGLQVGLVITSGVLSTVQNSARELLGDSLQHQISAMILQKATELEVERFENAETYDRLQQAYREVGARPVQVATQIVGLAGGLVTLLSVGGLMAQLGPLIVPLILLSALPGVYVSSRFGVENYRMLRWQTHDARVQNYFGSILTSDTLVKEVRLFNVEPYLLARWREYYLGFRKQLESIVRRRGWGNLGASLVSALLVGAASALVLRRAAAGQLTVGDFSLFALGIAQIQGTLSGLLSGISGIYQNLLYMRNLYEFLELPSRDLDAGEVWEGPIDTIEFHDVAFRYPLTERDVLRGLSFTVRRGEALALVGENGAGKTTAMKLLTRLFEPTAGKILLNGQDAARFSPRSVQKQMSIIFQDFGQYQMQAGENISLAETERLSDEAGQQLAVEQAGADFVNELPEGLKTPLGRLFQGGRQLSGGQWQRLALARLYFRDASVLVFDEPTAALDARAEFDTIQALREQARDRITLLISHRFSTVRLADQIIVLDEGKVMEAGSHEELMTLNGRYAALYNLQAAGYLDRASQTA